The Planococcus liqunii genome includes a region encoding these proteins:
- the yqeH gene encoding ribosome biogenesis GTPase YqeH — MNEMPSCIGCGAQIQTERPGELGYAPVSSLEKEEIICQRCFRLKNYNELQPVSLTDDDFLKILNGLGERKGLIVKIVDIFDFNGSWLPGLHRFVGSNDILLIANKADLLPKSVKQHKLINWMKQEAKKQGLKPIDVLTVSAHKGTGVTEAMEAIDKYRQGEDVYVVGSTNVGKSTFINRIIKQATGQADIITTSHFPGTTLDMIEIPLDDEKSMYDTPGIINHHQLAHHLHPSELKMIMPKKELKPRVFQLNPEQTLFIGGLARFDFIQGERSSFTVHVANDLQIHRTKLDNADALYEQHLGGMLAPPSAEYKDEFPELVRREFRVKEGKTDIVFSGLGWITVQHPNVVVAAYAPKGVEVFLRPSLI; from the coding sequence TTGAACGAAATGCCATCATGTATCGGATGCGGTGCCCAAATCCAGACGGAACGGCCAGGGGAACTTGGCTATGCACCCGTATCCTCATTAGAAAAAGAAGAAATCATTTGCCAGCGCTGCTTCCGCTTGAAAAATTACAACGAACTGCAGCCGGTGTCGCTGACAGATGACGACTTTTTGAAAATCCTGAACGGACTTGGAGAACGAAAAGGCCTGATTGTGAAAATCGTGGACATTTTTGATTTCAACGGCAGTTGGCTTCCGGGGCTTCACCGCTTTGTCGGATCGAACGATATCCTGCTGATTGCCAACAAAGCTGACTTATTGCCGAAATCCGTTAAACAGCACAAGCTGATCAACTGGATGAAACAGGAAGCGAAAAAACAGGGGTTAAAACCCATCGATGTCTTGACCGTCAGTGCCCATAAAGGGACCGGCGTCACGGAAGCGATGGAAGCAATCGATAAATACCGCCAAGGAGAAGACGTTTATGTTGTCGGTTCGACGAATGTCGGCAAATCGACTTTCATCAACCGCATCATCAAGCAGGCGACCGGCCAAGCGGATATCATCACAACTTCCCATTTTCCGGGAACCACTCTTGATATGATCGAAATTCCGTTGGATGACGAAAAATCGATGTACGACACACCGGGAATTATTAACCACCACCAACTGGCGCATCATTTGCATCCGTCCGAACTGAAAATGATCATGCCGAAAAAAGAATTGAAACCACGGGTATTCCAGCTGAATCCGGAACAGACGCTGTTTATTGGCGGGCTTGCCCGTTTCGACTTTATCCAAGGGGAACGTTCATCTTTCACTGTTCATGTCGCGAACGACCTGCAGATCCACCGGACGAAGCTGGATAATGCCGATGCTTTGTACGAACAGCATTTGGGCGGCATGCTGGCTCCGCCGTCTGCTGAGTACAAAGATGAGTTCCCTGAGTTAGTGCGCCGGGAATTCCGGGTAAAAGAAGGGAAGACGGATATCGTATTTTCTGGCCTTGGCTGGATTACGGTCCAGCACCCGAATGTGGTTGTCGCAGCCTATGCGCCTAAAGGCGTTGAAGTGTTTTTACGTCCATCATTGATCTAG
- the aroE gene encoding shikimate dehydrogenase, with protein sequence MKKWYAVIGDPIAHSLSPFMHDLWFEEHGIDATYIPIHVQPFELENAFHSMKALGVSGFNITLPHKQSVIPFLDKLDETAVIMNAVNTVTYNGRQYVGWNTDGDGFVRSLSAQPITRNEKVLVIGAGGAARGIAFALKRANFTDVTITNRTHRRAVELANDCGSSALTLKEAEAALGDFSIIIQTTSVGLAKDEALPISLERISTGSLVADIIYNPLETPFLKAAQEKNCTTLNGVGMFVYQGAIAFEKWTGIQPDTEKMIQIITEKLGGNYVNR encoded by the coding sequence ATGAAGAAATGGTACGCAGTCATCGGCGACCCAATCGCACATTCCTTGTCGCCTTTTATGCACGATTTATGGTTTGAAGAGCATGGAATCGATGCAACTTATATACCTATCCACGTTCAGCCGTTTGAACTGGAAAACGCCTTTCATTCCATGAAAGCTTTGGGCGTCAGCGGCTTTAATATTACCTTGCCGCATAAACAGTCCGTTATCCCGTTTTTGGACAAACTGGATGAAACAGCTGTCATCATGAATGCAGTCAACACCGTCACTTACAACGGCCGCCAGTATGTCGGCTGGAATACGGACGGCGACGGTTTTGTCCGCTCGCTTTCTGCCCAGCCCATCACTCGGAATGAAAAAGTATTGGTTATCGGTGCAGGCGGCGCGGCAAGAGGCATCGCTTTTGCATTGAAGCGTGCAAATTTCACAGACGTGACCATTACAAACCGGACGCATCGCCGTGCAGTGGAACTGGCAAATGACTGCGGCAGTTCCGCTTTGACCTTGAAAGAGGCTGAAGCGGCGCTTGGCGATTTCAGCATCATTATCCAAACGACTTCGGTCGGCTTGGCAAAAGACGAAGCGTTGCCGATCTCGCTTGAGCGGATCAGCACCGGCTCGTTAGTAGCGGATATCATTTACAATCCACTCGAAACGCCGTTTCTAAAAGCGGCCCAAGAAAAAAACTGCACCACCTTGAACGGGGTTGGCATGTTTGTTTATCAAGGCGCCATCGCATTTGAAAAATGGACAGGTATCCAGCCCGATACAGAAAAGATGATTCAAATCATCACTGAAAAATTAGGAGGCAATTATGTTAACAGGTAA
- the yhbY gene encoding ribosome assembly RNA-binding protein YhbY: MLTGKQKRFLRSEAHHLDPIFQVGKGGVSGTMLRQIEEALEARELLKVSILQNNEDDKHDVANQLAEGTSAELVQLIGHTVVLYKPSVNNKRIELPRAK; encoded by the coding sequence ATGTTAACAGGTAAACAAAAACGCTTTTTGCGAAGCGAAGCACATCATTTAGATCCCATCTTTCAAGTGGGCAAAGGCGGCGTCAGCGGAACCATGCTGCGTCAGATCGAAGAAGCGCTCGAAGCGCGTGAATTATTGAAAGTCAGCATTTTGCAGAACAACGAAGACGACAAACACGATGTCGCTAACCAATTGGCTGAAGGCACTTCCGCGGAGCTTGTCCAATTGATCGGCCACACGGTCGTGCTTTACAAACCATCCGTCAACAATAAACGAATCGAGCTGCCAAGAGCGAAATGA
- a CDS encoding nicotinate-nucleotide adenylyltransferase: protein MKKVGILGGTFNPPHIGHLIMANEALHAVGLDEVRFMPNYIAPHKEVHGAHAAQRLVMTRLATQGHSRFRVEDFEISQGGVSYTFDTMKAMIQREPETAFYFIIGGDSIEGLPTWHRIEELAQMVRFVGIRRPGYLHESMYPVLLIDSPELHLSSTMLRERVAAQGTIRFLVPEKVEAFIREERLYGPKHDD from the coding sequence ATGAAAAAAGTCGGGATATTGGGCGGAACTTTCAATCCGCCTCATATCGGCCATTTGATCATGGCCAACGAAGCGCTTCACGCCGTCGGTTTGGATGAAGTCCGCTTTATGCCCAATTATATTGCTCCGCACAAAGAAGTCCACGGTGCCCATGCAGCGCAGCGGCTGGTAATGACCCGGCTTGCGACCCAAGGACACAGCCGATTCCGTGTAGAAGATTTTGAAATCAGCCAAGGCGGCGTTTCGTATACGTTTGACACGATGAAAGCGATGATCCAGCGGGAGCCGGAAACAGCCTTCTATTTCATTATCGGAGGCGACAGCATCGAAGGGCTGCCTACCTGGCACCGGATTGAAGAACTGGCGCAGATGGTCCGCTTTGTCGGAATCCGGCGCCCGGGCTATTTGCATGAGAGCATGTACCCGGTTTTGCTGATCGACTCGCCGGAACTTCATTTGTCTTCGACAATGCTCAGGGAACGCGTCGCTGCACAAGGAACCATCAGGTTCTTAGTGCCGGAAAAAGTGGAAGCTTTTATTCGAGAGGAGCGGTTATATGGACCAAAGCATGATGATTGA
- the yqeK gene encoding bis(5'-nucleosyl)-tetraphosphatase (symmetrical) YqeK has translation MDQSMMIEKVKERLPENRYNHVRGVVETAVALAEKFNVPAEKARIAAILHDVAKFSDREWMKSIIISENMDPLLLEYHAELWHAPVGAYVARTEFGVEDEDVLNAVKYHTTGRAGMSDLEKIIYIADLVEPNRKFTGVEELRQLQDHGLDVMMEASIKHTIEFLVSKNQPVYPDSLKCHQYFVQQKGKVKE, from the coding sequence ATGGACCAAAGCATGATGATTGAAAAAGTGAAGGAACGGCTGCCGGAAAATCGGTACAATCATGTCAGAGGCGTTGTGGAAACAGCTGTCGCCTTGGCGGAGAAGTTCAATGTGCCGGCAGAAAAAGCGCGGATTGCGGCAATTTTGCATGATGTGGCGAAGTTTTCGGACCGGGAATGGATGAAATCGATCATCATTTCCGAAAACATGGACCCGCTGCTGCTCGAGTACCATGCAGAATTATGGCATGCTCCGGTTGGCGCCTATGTTGCCCGGACAGAATTCGGTGTGGAAGATGAAGACGTGCTGAATGCCGTCAAATACCATACGACCGGCCGTGCCGGCATGTCGGATCTTGAAAAAATCATCTATATTGCCGACCTGGTCGAACCAAACCGCAAATTTACAGGTGTTGAAGAATTGCGTCAATTACAAGATCACGGATTGGATGTTATGATGGAAGCCAGTATTAAACATACCATCGAGTTCCTGGTATCAAAAAATCAACCGGTGTATCCGGATTCACTGAAGTGTCATCAATACTTCGTGCAACAGAAAGGGAAAGTGAAAGAATGA
- the rsfS gene encoding ribosome silencing factor encodes MTKQTLLQMAYSAAEDKKAEDIVVLNMEGISLLADYFIICSGNSDRQVQAIARELIDQSEKAGNPVKSVEGFDAARWILVDLGDVVAHVFHKDERSYYNLERLWREAPTMEI; translated from the coding sequence ATGACTAAACAAACTTTACTACAAATGGCATATAGTGCTGCCGAGGATAAAAAAGCTGAGGATATCGTCGTTTTGAACATGGAAGGCATTTCATTGCTTGCCGACTATTTCATCATTTGCAGCGGTAATTCCGATCGCCAAGTGCAAGCAATTGCCAGAGAACTGATCGACCAGTCTGAAAAAGCTGGAAACCCGGTGAAAAGCGTTGAAGGATTTGACGCAGCCCGCTGGATTTTAGTCGACCTAGGAGATGTCGTGGCTCACGTTTTCCATAAAGACGAGCGTTCGTACTACAATCTTGAGCGCCTATGGAGAGAAGCACCGACAATGGAAATATGA
- a CDS encoding class I SAM-dependent DNA methyltransferase: MRYGKFASVYDELMEDIPYEKYVEWVAAHIQSGKILDLACGTGTLSQLFNEVGFDVTASDLSEEMLTIASQRFQEAGQSIPTLQLSMDNLEGLDGFDAVTIAIDSLNYLEKETQVQQTFKEVFEALNEGGHFFFDVHSVHKVDAVYMDSPFVFDGEDVAYIWHTEPGDYPHSVVHDITFFIRQGRLFERFEEMHEQRTYEIKDYTAWLEVAGFKVESITADFSGEAPDGESERIFFHATKP, encoded by the coding sequence ATGAGATACGGAAAATTCGCATCGGTTTATGATGAACTGATGGAAGACATCCCGTATGAAAAGTATGTGGAATGGGTTGCCGCTCATATCCAGTCAGGAAAAATTCTGGATCTGGCTTGTGGGACAGGCACCCTTTCACAGCTTTTTAACGAAGTGGGCTTTGATGTAACGGCGAGCGATTTGTCGGAAGAAATGCTGACAATCGCCAGCCAGCGCTTCCAAGAGGCCGGCCAAAGCATCCCGACACTGCAGTTGTCGATGGATAATTTGGAAGGTCTGGACGGGTTTGACGCCGTTACGATTGCCATCGATTCACTTAACTATTTGGAAAAGGAAACACAGGTGCAGCAGACATTCAAAGAAGTGTTCGAAGCTTTGAATGAAGGCGGGCATTTTTTCTTTGACGTGCATTCCGTCCATAAAGTGGATGCAGTCTATATGGACAGCCCGTTTGTTTTTGACGGGGAAGACGTCGCGTATATTTGGCATACGGAACCGGGGGATTACCCGCATAGTGTCGTCCACGACATTACGTTTTTTATCCGCCAGGGCCGTTTGTTTGAACGCTTTGAAGAAATGCATGAGCAGCGCACTTATGAAATCAAAGACTATACAGCGTGGCTGGAAGTGGCAGGCTTTAAAGTGGAATCGATTACGGCTGACTTTTCCGGTGAAGCGCCGGACGGGGAAAGCGAACGGATTTTTTTCCATGCGACAAAACCATAA
- a CDS encoding helix-hairpin-helix domain-containing protein gives MYNSDSFYLIASWRKEECPLKLSELQNKFGWLLIPAAIIVLLAFYFLNPQEKPEENLQASIDLIQAEPPQQTETPTQNPVPTTLMVDIKGQVAKPGVYELPVDSRMTDAIDAAGGFLAAAEPKAINLAMKVVDEMVIYVPEIGEEAALPTAQPGAAAAGSAKEALVNLNSATDAELMTLPGIGPSKAEAIIAYRTDSGNFQKIEDLKNVTGIGDKTFEKLKDSITVN, from the coding sequence ATGTACAATTCAGACAGCTTCTATCTAATTGCTTCCTGGAGAAAAGAGGAATGCCCGCTGAAATTATCCGAACTCCAGAACAAGTTTGGCTGGCTGCTGATTCCGGCAGCGATAATTGTGCTTTTAGCTTTTTACTTTTTGAATCCCCAAGAAAAACCGGAAGAAAATCTTCAGGCATCCATTGATTTGATCCAAGCTGAGCCCCCACAGCAGACGGAAACCCCCACCCAAAATCCAGTACCAACCACCTTGATGGTCGACATTAAAGGCCAAGTAGCGAAACCCGGCGTTTATGAATTGCCGGTGGATTCCCGGATGACAGACGCCATTGACGCGGCTGGCGGCTTTTTGGCAGCGGCTGAACCAAAAGCAATCAATTTGGCGATGAAAGTCGTGGACGAAATGGTCATTTACGTGCCGGAAATCGGCGAGGAAGCGGCCTTGCCGACGGCTCAGCCGGGCGCAGCGGCAGCAGGCAGCGCCAAAGAGGCGCTCGTCAATTTGAATAGCGCTACGGACGCCGAGCTGATGACGCTGCCGGGAATCGGCCCTTCGAAAGCGGAAGCAATCATCGCCTACCGGACCGACAGCGGCAACTTTCAAAAAATCGAAGACTTGAAGAATGTCACGGGCATCGGCGATAAGACGTTTGAAAAATTGAAAGACAGCATCACCGTTAACTGA
- a CDS encoding ComE operon protein 2 yields the protein MKRITWDQFFMAQSHLLALRSTCTRLAVGATIVRDRRIMAGGYNGSISGGDHCIDKGCYVVDGHCVRTIHAEMNALLQCAKYGVSVNGADMYVSHFPCLQCSKSIIQAGIARIYYAADYKNHAYAIELFEQAGVEVVQVIFDERKIDFLSAEKAGLYMEMLETLREKGGTEEELAHYTERVNALFGEVEV from the coding sequence ATGAAGCGAATAACGTGGGACCAATTTTTCATGGCGCAAAGCCATTTATTAGCACTCAGAAGCACCTGTACGAGACTGGCAGTCGGAGCAACGATTGTCCGGGACCGGCGCATCATGGCAGGCGGCTATAACGGCTCCATTTCAGGCGGCGACCACTGCATCGATAAGGGATGTTACGTCGTGGATGGCCATTGTGTACGGACCATCCATGCGGAAATGAATGCCTTATTGCAATGCGCCAAATATGGTGTCAGCGTGAACGGGGCAGATATGTATGTCAGCCATTTCCCGTGCCTCCAATGTTCAAAATCCATCATTCAGGCAGGCATTGCCCGGATTTATTACGCGGCAGACTATAAAAATCATGCCTATGCGATTGAATTGTTCGAACAGGCAGGAGTCGAAGTGGTGCAAGTCATATTTGACGAGCGGAAAATCGACTTTTTAAGTGCTGAAAAAGCGGGGCTCTACATGGAAATGCTGGAGACTTTGCGTGAAAAAGGCGGCACCGAAGAAGAACTGGCCCATTATACAGAACGGGTGAACGCATTATTCGGAGAAGTCGAAGTTTAA
- a CDS encoding DNA internalization-related competence protein ComEC/Rec2, protein MAIAIVLATLAAHETPATLVFMALLFCWMGWKREALLHMGIIAILSAGFFLLQEIRSQDSFDYSQPYAGELRFDGDYVIDGDGLRGFARLDGGTRVYAKYRIATAEEKAALEESLFESLLFIQGTFEAPSPPSHRFSFDMQKYLDHNGAKHILAVESIIGVEKQETVISKLYRQRQWLKKHIQNTFPSSLATEAEALLIGEQENMANEDRLMYQTLGITHLFAISGLHVAILVGIVYFVLLRLRVRKETALVLLLGILPVYAVLAGGAPSVLRSVFMVSAVLAVRLFNLRVSIAHILLGSFVFFILWNPFMMYDIGFQLSYGATFGIIYSSRFLTADQSAIKSGLILTAISQVTLYPLLLFHFYEISLSAFLVNSLFVPLYTLFILPANLVLLALTFIFQPAADIAFGIYEPLRALIEKFMVWLSGLPYQMWNPGKPGAWMLVALFVSVLLFYSLAEQGFRYRQLLVLIVPAVVFTLLPYVDPALKVAFLDVGQGDSAVIELPYRQGVYVIDSGGLLRFDTEEFRKRGRPYEVGRQIVAPYLKGNGLSSVDVLVLSHADADHAEGAEELFPHLRIKELHLSPGSQAEGIIRDIAPFAKEAAVRFPGRGSGWAKGGATFRYLSPADAEYEGNNDSLVLLVESGEYRALFTGDLEEAGERDLEAAYGQALSGLTVLKVGHHGSKTSSSQAFLELVEPKLSIFSTGIDNRYGHPSEEVVDRFNALGLPTLNTADTGTIEMEIKDGQVTLQTMR, encoded by the coding sequence TTGGCGATAGCAATCGTCCTGGCTACTTTGGCAGCGCATGAAACACCGGCAACCCTTGTGTTCATGGCGCTGCTTTTTTGTTGGATGGGCTGGAAAAGGGAAGCTTTGCTGCACATGGGAATCATTGCGATCTTATCGGCCGGTTTTTTTCTGCTGCAGGAAATTCGCAGCCAGGATTCGTTTGACTACAGCCAGCCGTATGCAGGAGAACTCCGATTTGACGGTGATTATGTCATTGACGGCGACGGGCTGAGAGGGTTTGCCCGACTGGACGGCGGCACTCGTGTCTATGCCAAATACCGCATCGCGACGGCAGAAGAAAAAGCGGCACTGGAAGAAAGTTTGTTTGAATCTTTGCTGTTTATTCAAGGCACCTTCGAAGCCCCATCTCCGCCGTCCCATCGGTTTTCTTTTGATATGCAAAAGTATTTGGACCATAACGGGGCGAAGCACATACTGGCTGTTGAATCGATTATCGGCGTGGAGAAGCAAGAGACGGTGATCAGCAAATTATACCGGCAGCGGCAATGGCTAAAAAAGCATATTCAGAATACGTTTCCGTCCAGTTTGGCTACAGAAGCGGAAGCGCTGCTGATTGGGGAGCAGGAAAACATGGCAAACGAAGACCGGCTCATGTACCAGACGCTTGGCATTACGCATCTGTTTGCGATTTCCGGCTTGCACGTCGCCATTCTTGTCGGCATTGTGTATTTTGTGCTCTTGCGGCTTAGGGTCCGGAAAGAAACTGCGCTGGTGCTGCTGCTTGGCATTTTGCCGGTGTATGCAGTCTTGGCAGGGGGCGCGCCTTCCGTTCTCCGTTCGGTATTTATGGTAAGCGCAGTTCTTGCTGTCCGGCTTTTTAACCTGCGCGTCTCGATTGCGCATATTCTGCTCGGCAGTTTTGTCTTCTTTATCTTATGGAACCCTTTTATGATGTACGACATCGGCTTTCAATTGTCATACGGGGCGACGTTTGGCATCATTTACTCCAGCCGCTTTTTAACAGCAGACCAATCGGCTATTAAGAGTGGCCTAATTCTAACTGCGATTTCTCAAGTGACGCTCTATCCCTTGCTTCTTTTTCATTTTTACGAAATTTCCTTGTCGGCTTTCCTGGTCAACAGCCTTTTTGTGCCGCTTTATACGCTGTTTATTCTGCCGGCAAATCTCGTGCTTCTGGCGTTGACGTTTATATTCCAGCCGGCAGCTGATATTGCGTTTGGAATATACGAACCTTTGAGGGCGTTGATTGAAAAGTTCATGGTGTGGCTGTCCGGGCTGCCATATCAAATGTGGAATCCGGGAAAGCCGGGAGCATGGATGCTGGTTGCCTTGTTTGTAAGCGTCCTACTGTTTTACAGTTTGGCGGAGCAGGGTTTCCGCTATCGGCAGTTGCTGGTGCTGATCGTTCCGGCAGTTGTTTTCACACTGCTGCCGTATGTCGATCCTGCATTGAAGGTGGCGTTTTTGGACGTCGGGCAAGGCGATAGTGCGGTCATTGAATTGCCTTACCGGCAAGGGGTGTATGTAATTGACAGCGGCGGGCTCCTGCGTTTTGATACGGAAGAATTCAGAAAGCGGGGCAGGCCCTATGAAGTCGGCAGGCAGATTGTGGCGCCGTATTTAAAAGGGAACGGGCTGTCGTCGGTCGATGTGCTGGTATTGAGCCATGCAGATGCGGACCATGCCGAAGGGGCGGAAGAACTGTTTCCGCACCTGCGCATCAAAGAACTCCATTTATCTCCCGGATCACAGGCGGAAGGCATTATCCGGGACATCGCGCCGTTTGCGAAAGAAGCGGCCGTGCGGTTTCCGGGAAGGGGTTCGGGATGGGCGAAAGGCGGGGCAACATTCCGCTATTTGTCGCCGGCGGACGCGGAGTATGAAGGCAACAACGATTCGCTCGTGCTGCTGGTTGAGAGCGGAGAGTACCGGGCATTGTTTACCGGGGATTTGGAAGAAGCCGGGGAACGCGATTTGGAAGCGGCATACGGGCAGGCGTTGTCCGGACTGACCGTCTTGAAAGTGGGACACCATGGCAGCAAGACATCGAGCAGCCAGGCATTTTTGGAACTGGTGGAACCGAAGCTGTCGATTTTCTCGACGGGGATCGATAACCGCTACGGGCACCCCAGTGAAGAAGTGGTCGACCGCTTTAACGCACTCGGCTTGCCGACCTTGAATACGGCTGATACTGGCACTATCGAAATGGAAATCAAAGACGGCCAGGTAACGCTTCAAACCATGCGCTGA
- a CDS encoding YqzM family protein, with the protein MNEFEQNVQSKRNDAIDAGMGFVVSFVFFAAIFIIAAVVQFVAR; encoded by the coding sequence ATGAATGAATTTGAACAGAACGTACAGTCGAAGCGCAATGACGCCATCGACGCAGGAATGGGATTTGTTGTATCATTCGTATTTTTTGCGGCTATCTTCATTATTGCGGCAGTAGTGCAATTTGTAGCTCGCTAA
- the holA gene encoding DNA polymerase III subunit delta — protein MITSIWKAIRNGQIDPVYVITGTESYFIEKTLDLLKTKLTDGEPEFINFDLDEVPVDYVIEEADTIPFFSDRKLIIAKNASFLKAAERGKEKIDHNLKALEAWLENPPSSSVTVFVAPYEKLDERKKITKLIKQHAVMVEAKALQANDLEVWVQHEAKQFGKHIEKSSAQRLIEMAGTNLTLLSSEIEKMSLYLGAEEEITDELIEQMTARTLEQDAFKMLQAYLDGDISEALSVYYDLIRQKEEPVALTALLASQIRFMVHVYYLQKKGYHAQQISKQLKAHPYRVKLLVEKRQQIPEQRLLEVLNDLAEIDLQLKTQSGNRERILEFFLMKRKQARKAGIAQ, from the coding sequence ATGATCACTTCAATATGGAAAGCCATTCGAAACGGACAAATTGATCCTGTTTACGTCATTACAGGAACCGAAAGTTATTTCATCGAAAAAACTTTGGATTTATTAAAAACAAAACTGACAGACGGCGAACCCGAGTTCATCAATTTTGATCTCGACGAGGTGCCGGTGGATTATGTGATAGAAGAAGCAGACACCATTCCATTTTTCAGCGACCGCAAATTGATCATTGCCAAAAATGCCTCGTTCTTAAAAGCGGCGGAACGCGGCAAAGAGAAAATCGACCACAATTTGAAGGCGCTGGAAGCCTGGCTCGAAAATCCGCCTTCGAGTTCGGTCACCGTTTTTGTCGCGCCTTATGAAAAATTGGATGAGCGCAAAAAAATAACCAAACTGATCAAGCAGCATGCGGTCATGGTTGAGGCGAAGGCGCTGCAGGCCAACGACTTGGAAGTATGGGTGCAGCACGAAGCCAAACAGTTCGGCAAGCACATTGAAAAATCATCCGCCCAGCGCTTGATTGAAATGGCCGGCACGAATTTGACGCTGCTGTCTTCTGAAATCGAGAAGATGTCGCTGTATCTTGGGGCAGAGGAAGAAATTACGGACGAACTGATCGAGCAGATGACGGCGCGGACTTTAGAACAGGATGCATTTAAAATGCTGCAGGCTTACCTTGACGGCGATATCAGCGAGGCGCTCAGCGTCTACTACGACTTGATCCGCCAAAAAGAAGAGCCGGTTGCCTTGACCGCACTTCTTGCTTCCCAGATCCGCTTTATGGTGCACGTCTATTACTTGCAGAAAAAAGGCTACCACGCACAGCAAATATCGAAGCAGTTAAAAGCGCATCCGTACCGGGTCAAGCTGCTGGTTGAAAAACGCCAGCAAATTCCGGAGCAGCGTTTGCTCGAGGTGTTGAATGACTTGGCGGAAATCGATTTGCAGCTGAAAACTCAAAGCGGCAACCGCGAACGCATACTGGAGTTCTTTTTGATGAAACGCAAGCAGGCGAGAAAAGCAGGAATAGCGCAGTAA
- the rpsT gene encoding 30S ribosomal protein S20, with the protein MPNIKSAIKRVRTNETKNAQNSHVRSTMRSAVKKADQALLNNEENAGDTVKAAIKQVEKAASKGLIHKNTAARKKSRLMKKQA; encoded by the coding sequence ATGCCAAACATTAAATCTGCAATCAAACGTGTCCGCACGAATGAAACGAAAAACGCTCAAAACTCACATGTGAGATCGACTATGCGTTCTGCTGTCAAAAAAGCTGACCAAGCTCTTTTGAACAACGAAGAAAACGCTGGCGATACAGTTAAAGCGGCAATCAAACAAGTGGAAAAAGCGGCTTCTAAAGGTCTTATCCACAAGAACACTGCAGCTCGCAAAAAATCTCGCTTGATGAAAAAACAAGCGTAA